A single region of the Acidobacteriota bacterium genome encodes:
- a CDS encoding ABC transporter ATP-binding protein, producing the protein MRDESTPEDEQSSAPVPFRRLYGLARPYLRPLLAGTVLLLAGTGVFLVVPMRAGQFVDTALESGSEQSLSELVGLLIGLFAVLGVLGYFQAWLLGAAGARLLRDLRRRLFGHLVGLSIDFFDRRRVGELLSRMNSDLTVVQTALTEQIPSGLQAVARFVGVLAILLVLHTRLTAVALLVVPPVVVFAMVIGRRLERVAVEERDAVAETSAWAEEALAGVRTLQAFSAEDQARGRYRERLVDLLAVQLRNVRLYGAFSGLMTFLGFSAFALVLGYGGNLMLGGALTPGQLTSFLLYTFAIATSVGQLGSLYAGYRRLRGSSERVFQLLDEGSAIVESPSPVRLREDASALSVRSVAFRYEGSEQHAIADVSMDIAPGELAALVGPSGSGKSTLFALLLRFYEPQQGELLLDGRPLADLALSDLRRRIALVPQDIFLFSGSVADNIRLARPGADDADVRAAAQAAGAVSFIERLDEGFATGVGERGVRLSAGQRQRIAIARAFLRDPQILLLDEATSALDPDSEATVQRAIEQLLEGRTTIVIAHRLATARRARRIHVLDQGRLVAGGSHEELYETNELYRRYWLLQSLESQQPPAASRFATGG; encoded by the coding sequence GTGAGGGACGAAAGCACCCCGGAGGACGAGCAGTCTTCCGCGCCGGTTCCGTTCCGCCGCCTGTACGGCCTGGCGCGGCCGTATCTGCGGCCTCTGCTCGCGGGCACCGTCCTCCTTCTCGCCGGGACCGGTGTCTTTCTGGTGGTGCCGATGCGGGCTGGGCAGTTCGTCGACACGGCGCTCGAGTCGGGGTCGGAACAAAGCCTGAGTGAGCTGGTCGGCCTGTTGATCGGGCTGTTCGCGGTGCTCGGTGTACTGGGCTACTTTCAGGCGTGGCTTCTCGGGGCCGCGGGTGCGCGTCTGTTGCGCGATCTGCGGCGGCGGCTGTTCGGCCATTTGGTCGGCCTTTCGATCGACTTCTTCGACCGGCGGCGGGTCGGCGAGTTGCTGTCGCGCATGAACTCGGACCTGACGGTCGTTCAGACGGCCCTGACGGAGCAGATTCCGTCCGGGCTCCAGGCAGTAGCGCGGTTCGTCGGCGTGCTGGCCATCCTGCTCGTGCTCCACACGCGATTGACGGCCGTGGCCCTGTTGGTCGTACCGCCGGTCGTGGTGTTCGCCATGGTCATCGGCCGGAGGCTCGAACGGGTCGCGGTCGAAGAGCGCGACGCGGTCGCCGAGACGTCGGCCTGGGCTGAGGAAGCTCTGGCCGGCGTCCGGACGCTGCAGGCGTTCTCGGCGGAAGATCAGGCGCGGGGCCGCTACCGGGAACGGTTGGTTGATCTGCTCGCCGTCCAGCTGCGGAACGTACGGCTCTACGGAGCCTTCAGTGGTCTGATGACCTTCCTGGGTTTTTCTGCCTTCGCCCTGGTGCTCGGATACGGGGGGAACCTGATGCTGGGCGGGGCACTGACGCCCGGCCAGTTGACTTCCTTCCTGCTCTACACGTTCGCGATTGCCACGTCGGTGGGCCAGTTGGGCTCCCTCTACGCCGGCTACCGCAGGTTGCGGGGATCGAGTGAGCGCGTCTTTCAACTGCTGGACGAGGGTTCGGCGATTGTGGAGTCGCCGTCGCCCGTGCGGTTGAGAGAGGACGCTTCGGCGCTCAGTGTCCGTTCGGTCGCCTTTCGCTACGAAGGTTCCGAACAACACGCCATCGCGGACGTGTCCATGGACATTGCGCCGGGTGAGCTGGCGGCGCTGGTCGGGCCGAGCGGCTCCGGGAAGAGCACCTTGTTCGCCCTGCTGCTACGGTTCTACGAACCCCAGCAGGGTGAGCTGCTGCTCGACGGCCGGCCGCTCGCCGATCTGGCGCTCAGCGATCTGCGGCGCCGGATCGCCCTTGTGCCCCAGGACATCTTCCTGTTTTCCGGCTCGGTGGCCGACAACATCCGTCTCGCCAGGCCTGGTGCGGACGATGCGGATGTCCGAGCGGCCGCGCAGGCGGCCGGTGCCGTCTCGTTCATCGAGCGGCTGGACGAGGGCTTCGCCACCGGCGTCGGCGAGCGTGGCGTGCGCCTTTCGGCGGGTCAGCGTCAGCGAATCGCGATCGCTCGGGCCTTCCTGCGCGATCCGCAGATTCTGCTGCTGGACGAAGCGACCAGCGCTCTCGATCCGGACTCGGAAGCTACGGTTCAGCGAGCGATCGAACAGCTACTGGAGGGCAGGACGACGATCGTCATCGCCCATCGGCTTGCTACCGCGCGCCGGGCCCGGCGAATTCACGTCCTCGATCAGGGCCGGCTGGTTGCCGGCGGCAGTCACGAGGAGCTGTACGAGACGAACGAGCTGTACCGCCGCTACTGGTTGCTGCAGAGCCTGGAAAGCCAACAACCGCCCGCCGCGAGCCGTTTCGCGACGGGCGGCTGA
- a CDS encoding NCS2 family permease: MLNRLFQLDRYRTTARREVVAGVTTYLTMCYIAVVNPQILSEAGMDHGAVFVATCLAAAIACAAMGLYANYPIALAPGMGINAFFTYGVVLGMGHPWQVALGALFISGVCFVIISVLPIRTWIVNAFPRSLKMATAAGIGFFLALIAMRNAGLVVTNEDTLVGLGDVTSWSVVLAIVGLVLIAALDALKKAGAVLIGILAVTAIGLLVGEANWEGAVSAIPSLAPTLGQLRIDAAFDAAFFGVIFAFLFTDLFDTSGTLIAVSKQGNLLDSEGNLPRLRQAVIVDSGASVLGAVLGTSSVTSYIESAAGVKVGGRTGLTSVTVAVLFLLTLFLSPLASTIPDFATAAALLFVASVMIRNMAEIDWSDATEYVPAVVLAVTIPFSFSIAHGIAAGFITYAAIKLLSGRFGQLRPAVAVLAVLFVVKIVFLGT, from the coding sequence TTGTTGAACCGCCTCTTTCAGCTCGACCGCTACCGGACGACCGCGAGGCGAGAGGTCGTCGCCGGTGTGACGACCTATCTGACGATGTGCTACATCGCGGTCGTCAACCCGCAGATCCTGAGTGAGGCGGGAATGGACCACGGCGCCGTCTTCGTCGCCACCTGTCTGGCGGCGGCGATCGCCTGCGCAGCGATGGGTCTGTATGCGAACTATCCGATTGCCCTGGCGCCGGGAATGGGGATCAACGCCTTCTTCACCTATGGAGTCGTGCTGGGAATGGGGCATCCGTGGCAGGTGGCACTGGGCGCGCTGTTCATCTCGGGCGTCTGCTTTGTGATCATCTCCGTGCTTCCGATCCGGACCTGGATCGTCAATGCCTTTCCCCGCTCGCTGAAGATGGCGACAGCGGCCGGCATCGGCTTCTTTCTGGCCCTCATCGCGATGAGGAACGCCGGACTCGTCGTCACGAACGAGGACACGCTGGTCGGTCTTGGCGACGTGACTTCCTGGAGCGTCGTCCTCGCGATCGTCGGGCTGGTGCTGATCGCGGCGCTCGACGCTCTGAAGAAAGCCGGTGCCGTGCTGATCGGTATCCTCGCCGTGACGGCGATCGGCCTGCTGGTCGGCGAGGCGAACTGGGAGGGAGCGGTCTCGGCCATTCCGTCGCTCGCGCCGACTCTCGGCCAGTTGCGGATCGATGCCGCGTTCGATGCGGCCTTCTTCGGCGTCATCTTCGCCTTCCTGTTCACCGATCTATTCGACACGTCCGGAACCCTGATCGCCGTGTCGAAGCAGGGCAACCTGCTGGACAGCGAAGGGAATCTGCCCAGGCTCCGCCAGGCGGTCATCGTGGATTCCGGTGCTTCGGTGCTGGGTGCGGTGCTCGGCACCTCCTCGGTCACGAGCTACATCGAGAGCGCGGCCGGCGTGAAGGTGGGCGGTCGCACCGGCCTGACCTCGGTGACGGTCGCGGTCCTGTTTCTGCTGACTCTGTTCCTTTCGCCTCTGGCATCGACGATTCCGGACTTCGCCACCGCGGCGGCCCTCCTCTTCGTCGCGAGCGTGATGATCCGCAACATGGCGGAGATCGACTGGTCCGACGCCACCGAATACGTGCCGGCCGTCGTCCTGGCCGTGACCATCCCCTTCAGTTTCTCGATCGCGCACGGCATCGCGGCCGGCTTCATCACTTACGCGGCGATCAAGCTGCTCTCCGGCCGGTTCGGCCAGCTCCGTCCGGCGGTGGCGGTTCTGGCGGTGTTGTTCGTGGTGAAGATCGTGTTTCTTGGCACCTGA